A single genomic interval of bacterium harbors:
- a CDS encoding heavy-metal-associated domain-containing protein, protein MDKIELIVKGMTCSGCQAAVKNALSAVPGVSAAEVDLAAGRASVEFDTGRASRPDLEKAVEEAGFKVGV, encoded by the coding sequence ATGGATAAGATAGAATTGATCGTGAAAGGCATGACCTGCTCTGGTTGTCAGGCGGCGGTGAAGAACGCCCTGTCCGCTGTGCCGGGCGTGTCCGCGGCCGAGGTGGACCTCGCCGCCGGCAGGGCGAGCGTGGAGTTCGATACGGGCCGCGCGTCCCGCCCTGATCTGGAGAAGGCGGTCGAGGAAGCCGGCTTCAAAGTAGGGGTTTAG